Within the Gracilinema caldarium DSM 7334 genome, the region TTTCAGTTTTTGGCTGGAGCTCTTGCAACGGCTGTTGGACGGTGTATTGTAAGTCTTTATGACCCCTATGCAAAAAGCGACAAACGGCTTCGTGCCCTCGAGACTGAGAGACTGGTGGAAATCTATCCCCTGTACAAAGAACGTCGCTATGTGGTGCCAGAAGCTGTCAACCTACTTGGCCGCTTGGCTGATATTGCGCATCAATATAGAATTCCGATATATAGCTGTGCTGAACCGGATGGTCTTGTATCTTATGGAATACTTCCCCATGCCTGTGTTGATGGGAGCCTGTTTGGGTTAAAAAAAGAAAAGGATCCCCATCAGCGGTCCTTTTGTCGGTGTGACCGGAGTATCGATATCGGCAGATACGGAACTTGTCCTGCCCGTTGTCTTTATTGCTATGCCTGGTGAGCATAAAGGTTTATATTGTAAAGTATGAAATTACCTTCTGATTGGAATCCAACAAATCGTGCATTTCGGGAATTTTATGGCTGGGATGATTCTTTGGGACAATGGAATTATGATCTTGTAGAGACCAAGCTAAACCAAAAAGTGGCTGTGCATTACTTTTCCAATCCCCAACAAAAAAATATACAGGGAACCTTGTTTATTACTCATGGGTACCTTGAACATACCGCACTCCGTGTTCCGCTCATTGCTCAGGCTGTGCTTCATGGGTGGCTGGTTTGCGGTATTGACTTGATTGGCCATGGGCTTTCCACGGGTACGCCAGCACATATAGATTCCTTTGATGAATATGTGACAGCTCTGGAAACGGTTGTACAGTATAAACCTTGGCCGCAGCCCTGGCGATATGCAGGTCATTCTACCGGTTGTGCAGTGGAGCTTTTATATGTAGCAAAACATGGGAATCCCTTTGAGTGGAGCCTATTGGAAGCGCCTCTCGTTCGGACCGTGTTATGGAAGCCTACCATGGTCGCCAAGCATCTCTTTAAGGGGGCTATCAGTACTTTGCCCAGACGGAATGCTGGACTCCCGAAAAGCCATACTTTTTATGGTTTACTGAAACGGGATCCCCTGTACCTCGATAAGGTCCCTATAAGCTGGTTTGATGCTTTGGAACGCTATGTGGAACAAACAAATAACTGGAATATTTTACCAGGGACCTTTTTAATATTACAGGGTGATATGGATACGGTGGTAGATTGGCCCTACAATGTACAGTTTTTACAGAACCACCTGGAACAGCCACAAATTGCGATGATCAAAGGTGGTAAACACCATCTGTTACGGGATGAAGGGCCTTCTGGTGATCAGGCTCGAAGAATGGTATTGGAACATTGGTATGCCATGCAATAGTCCTTTTTCGTTTTGGTATATAATTGGTATAGTCCAATAGCGAATTTTCTTGCAAATTTTGCTGTTCAGCCTTAGGATATTCATTGGGGGTACGGTATGGCTGAAGCAAAGGTTCGTTACCAGGGATCCTATTTAAAAGGCGTTAAAGCACGGGTTGGTACGATTCTCGAAACCAACTATAAGCTGGATATCAACACCAGGGAAAAAATACTTGCAGATTATTTAAGCGATGAACAGTTGCCCCATTGGTATTTTTATTCGAATACTCCTGAAGAGATTGCACGACATCTCTTTATTATAACCCAGCTGTTATCCTCTAATGTAGGTCAAATATATCATGTGAGCGACGACTCCCGGGTAATTACCTATCTTATCAATATAGGACGGGATTATCCTGGCCGGCTTGAACGGGTTATTGAAGAAAACATGAATATGAGAATAGCCTCCTTTGATTCGGAATCGACGGTTAATGGGGTTCGCATTGTCAGTCTTGAAAAAATTACCCAGGAACCGGCACGGTACACCCCTGAACAGGAAGCAGCGATCATAAAATTAAAAAGTGATCTGGCCTATTATGGTGAGAATCGTGATCTTATCCATACGAATCGGTTTATCGAAAGTCTTTCGTCCCGCTATCTTTTGGAAGAGATTGAATCCACCCTGGAACCGAAGCGGTCTGAACGGCATCTGGTGTTTTATAACCGTATCTGTGATACCGCTGAGCCCCTGGTAGATATTTCTGATGTGCAGTATGAGGATGATATTGGCCGGATAGAAAAATCGAGCCGTGTTATGATCGGGGTTGCCAATCCAGGACATGAATTTATCCCTCAGATTTTACGAATTTTTGAAAAACGGGGTATTAACCTGAAACGTACCTATTTTGATCTGTTCCGTCATCCCCAGGGCGATGTAGCTATTTTTACTACCTATTTTAACCTGGGCTACAGTCTTTCTGGTCTAGAAGACGCGTTGAAGGAAGCAATTATTTCTGGTCAGCATGAGGAAACTCAGGCAGCTGCTGCAGGGGCTCTCATTGTTCAAAATACTTCCAAACGTATCTTGGAAGAAAAAATTGAATCAATTCTTCGAAGGCTTCCAAGCCGATCTAATCCTCACGATGCAATGAAGGCTATTGAAGAATTAAAAGAACTTTGCAGGCAGAATGGGACCATTGGTACAGGACCGGAAAGTCACAGTTTTTATTTAAACAGTGTAACCGATTTTCTCGAGGCCGCCCGTTTTGCCGGTATTGATGAAGTCCCTGAAGTATTGCGTCTGCTGCTTGGCTATGAGGCTTTTGATGAATTTTTTGTTACCGCTCAGGCTAATGGCATTTCGAGCAACCTTCCCGGCTATCGGATTAAGCATTCCATTGCCCGGGGACCGGCAAAGGGCGGCCTCCGTATCGATCCGATTGTCAGTTTTGATGAAGTGGCAGCCCTGTCCTTTATGATGACCTGGAAATGTGCCCGGAGCAGGATCCTCTATGGCGGGGCTAAGGGTGGTTTGATGCTCAATCCCCGAACCTTCGAAGGTACGGCGATTGACTATTTTGATACCCTTTCCAGTTTTGGCAGAAGTCTTTTCCTTGTGTCTGGTCCGATGCGGGATGTTCCTGCAGGGGATGTTGGCTGTGGTCCCAAAGAAATCGGACATATGTTTGAAGGGTTTAAAAGTGCCCTGCGGGATCTGGCGGTGATGTCCTATGGTCTTAAGCCGGGGGTCACCATGATTGGACCGAGGATCGTTTCCGTTCAGGAAGCTCGCAGAATGCTGGCGGAGCACTTTGATGTGGACTGGACCGATCCGGTGATTATTGGAGAACTCGTACGGAATGAGACCTATCTCGAACTGGTCACCGCAGCCCAGATTACCGGGAAACCGAAATTGGGAATAGAAGCCCGGGGTGCTGCGACAGGGCTCGGTATGGCCTATGCGGTACTGGCTGCGGTGGGTAACCTCTACCTGGATGGTCAGTGGAAACCAAACAGACCGCTCAGCAAAGAAGAAGAAGCGGTCCTTCGCAAGGCTTGTTCCATAACCGAAGCGGTCATACTCAAGGAAGAATCGGAACAAGCCTATGGAAAAGTGGACTTTAAGCCTGAGGATGCGGTGGTTCATGGCCGGCTTCTCTCGGCAGATGAATGGAAGCTGCTTTCTGAAAAAGTTTATCCTGCCTTACTGACTGGGAAAACCCTCTCTGTCCAGGGGTCCGGCAAGGTTGGTGGTTCACTGCTTACATCTCTCAAGCCATATGGAGTAAAGCTCATTGCGATTGCCGATGCGGGTGGTGCCATATTCGGAGATGATCTTGATATGGATGAAGTACTGGCGGCGGTGGAAAATTCCCGAAATCACCCCGATAAGGCTCTGCGGGCTTCCTGTGTCCATGCAACGAAAAATGTGCAAGAACGGATCCTGGGATTGAGCGGCAGTTCCAAGGTGCTGGAAATTGAATGTGATATAGTGGCCCCTGCGGCACTGGAAAATGCGGTTACCGAAGAAAATGCCCGGCGCATTAAGGCAAAGTTGGAAGTATGCGGTGCTAACGGCCCCAATAGTTCCCGGGCGGAAAAGATTCTCGCCGAACAGGGGGTAACGGTGCTCTATGATTTCCTTGCCAATGGAGCCGGTGTAACCGCAAGTTACTTTGAGTGGTTAAGAAACTTAACGGACCGGTTCCGCTACGAAGCGGAACGGATTCGGCATGTTCCCTTTGATATAAGCTGTATGGATCCCTATGTCATGCCTGAATTTAAAACCCGGCTTAAAAAAATACTTGCCAATGGTGAAAGCCGGAATACTACTGAATCATGGAATCTCATGCTTCGGGATATCATGTTTGCGGCTCTTAACGAAGATTACCGGTTTGCAAAGGATCATAAGGTATCGATGAAAACCGCAGGCTTCTTGAACGCCCAACTGCGGGTGCTGGCCGCTACCCTGGTACGGATGGAGGAGAAGGATCGGCAGAGTATGATGGCACGGCTTCCGGATAAAAGCCGCGCCTTACTGAAGCCCTTTATGGAACATCCGGAGGTGAAACTATTTATGCAGAAGGGTGGTAAAAATTACTAAAACGGTAACCTATGTTACCGATAAAATTGTATTGATTATGTATCCTTCTGATAAGAACGAATACAGGAGGATACATATGAGTATGTTCTGTCATCAATGTCAGGAAGCCGCAAAGGGAACTGGCTGTACCGTGAAGGGTGTCTGTGGTAAGGATGAGACTGTTTCCAATTTGCAGGATGTTTTGCTGTATGCGCTGAAAGGGCTCGCCTTTGTTGCCCAGGAAGCCAGGAAAGCTGGAATTACCGATAGGCAGGTCTCTGAAGCTCTCATTGAAGGGCTTTTTGCCACCATAACGAATGCCAACTTTGATAAGGCTGTTTTTATTTCCAGAATTCGGGAAGCTATATCTATTCGGGAAGAATTAAAAAAGCATTTAGCCCTTAAAGGGGTTTTTCTGCCAGTTCAAGGTAAAGGACGTTTACATCCCAGCATAGATTTCCATGCCAGTACTGAAGAGGAAATGCTCTCTGCATGGACGGTGGCAAGTTTTCTTGCGATTGAAGATCCGGATGTTCGGGCTTTACGCAGTCTTGTCATTTTCGGCCTTAAAGGCATGGCCGCTTATATGGAACATGCCATTAATCTGGGAAAAAACAGTGAGGATGTGCTTGTTTTCATGGAACGGGCTTTGGCTGCTACCATTGATGATACCCTTGATGCAAATCATTTAACCGCTCTGGTTCTTGAAACTGGTAAATATGGTGTGGATGCAATGGCCCTGCTTGATGCAGCCAATACATCGACCTATGGAAATCCTGAACCGACCACAGTACAGCTGGGTGTGCGGAATAATCCTGGTATACTTATTTCAGGACATGATCTAAAAGATTTGGAAGAATTGCTTGAACAGACCCAGGGCACCGGTGTCGATGTTTATACCCATGGTGAGATGCTGCCGGCCCATTACTACCCAACATTTAAGAAATTTCCCAACTTTGTAGGCAACTATGGAAGCGCCTGGTGGAAACAGGTAGAAGAGTTCGAAGCTTTTAATGGTCCAATCTTTTTAACGACCAACTGTCTTGTACCACCAAAGGAAAGTTACAAGCATCGGGTATTTACCACCGGTGAGGCAGGTTATCCTGGCTGTGTGCATATTGCAGACCGGAAAGAAGGGGGTAAAAAGGATTTTTCTGCCCTTATTGCACTGGCAAAAAATTGTCCTGCTCCAACGTCTTTGGAAACAGGCACCATCGTTGGTGGTTTTGCCCATGCTGCAGTGGATAAAGTGGCCCCTGTTGTCGTAGATGCTGTTAAAAATGGTGCGATAAAGCGCTTTTTTGTTATGGCTGGCTGTGACGGACGACAAAAGGGACGGGATTATTACACCGAATTTGCTAAGGCTCTGCCGGAAGATACGGTTATCCTTACTGCAGGTTGTGCCAAGTACCGCTATAATAAATTGAATTTGGGCGATATTGGTGGTATTCCGCGGGTTTTGGATGCCGGGCAGTGCAATGACAGCTACTCATTGGCACTGACAGCTCTCAAGTTGAAAGAAGCCTTTGGCGCATCTGATGTAAATGACCTGCCCATCAGTTTTAATATTGCATGGTATGAACAGAAGGCGGTCATTGTTCTGCTTGCCCTGCTATACCTGGGCTTTAAGAATATCCATCTGGGACCCACACTCCCGGCCTTTCTCTCACCGAATGTTGCCAAAGTGCTGGTAGATAACTTTGGCATCGCCGGAATTGGTACGGTTCAGGAAGATATTAAGCTCTTTATGGGTGCTTAACGGTCAGGATGTAGTCCAGGTACATCCCACTGGGCAGGAAGCCTGGTGGGAAGTCCTTCAGCATTCACAAAGGCCCAGGTAACCTTTGCTTCGGCAATTAGGTCCTGTCCGCGAAGAATTTTCTGCTGCATGACCCCGCTTACAGCGCCCCGTTTAATCGGCCACGACTGGATGACCAGTTCATCATCAGGCAGCGCCGATTTTTTATAGTCAATTTCTACCCGTGCCACATAGAGCCCGAACCCAGCTTTCACAACTCCAGGATAATCAAACCCAATAGCCCTGAGGTATTCATAGCGGGCATATTCCAAATAATGAAGATATACGGCATTATTGACGTGTCCATAGGCATCGCATTCATAGGTGCGGACCCGTAGGGTGCATTCATGTATCATGGATGTCAGTATAAAAAAGTACTCAGGTATGGTGCAAGGGGATAGGGATGCAGATTGATGAATTACAGGCCGTATTCCGGTGTTGCCCCTGTTGTGGTGCAGAACAGGTAGTAATTTCCGGGGATCACCGGATATATTGCTCTGCCTGCGGCTTTGAATATTTTCACAATGTGGCCACTGCGGTAGGAGCGCTTATTCTTACCAGAGAAGGACTTCTCTTGCTCGAACGGGCTAAGGATCCTGCCCGGGGTAAATTAGCACTGCCTGGTGGTTTTGTTGACCCCGGAGAGTCCCTGGAAGAAGCTTTGTCTCGGGAGTGTATGGAAGAAATTGGCTGGAAAGCCGAGCTCCATCGGATGGAGTATTTGTGTTCCTTTCCTAATACCTATCGCTATAAGGATATTCTGTATCATACCTGTGATATGTTTTTTTTATTTAGGCAGGATTCGTTAGATATAACTATGTTATATAGTGATCCTACCGAAGTTACCAGCTTATCTTTAATCCCTCTTGAAAAGCTGCAGTTGGAAGATCTCGCTTTTGAATCCACCAGAAAGGTAATAGAACTACTGATAAAGACGTATTAGTAAAAGTATTGTATACTTAATCCGTGAAACGGCGTATTTTTATTGGGCTCCTTATTTTTGGTCTGTTAAGTCTCATTGCACTCACCAACTCTATCTACCTTATGATACATTTGGATAGTCTGGGTTCGCAGCAGATTGATGGAGCTTTACCGAAATATATATTTGCATTTTATGTACCGCCTACTTCGAGCAGATACTTTCAGGATATAAAAAAGGGCGCTGAACTTGCTGCTCAAGAACATCATGTGGTGCTTTCGTTCCATTCGATAGATCCTAAGGATAATGAGATTCAGCAGGCGGTTATTTCAGATTTTAATGGATATATACTATGCCCTTATAATGAAGATACAACCCTTCATTCTCAGGTAGTTAAACTTCAGAATGAGAAAAGACCGGTAGTCATCATAAATCATACAATAAAAACTGATAAACCAGTCCCATTTATCGGTTCAAATAATTATGATGTAGGTAAAAAAATGGCTCAGCTCATAAAAAAAACAGAAAAATCGGTACATCAAATTGCTATAGTGTATAGCCAAAAGAATCCCTGGATATATGCAGATAGAGAACTGATAGAGCTGGGGATACGAAATGAACTTCAGAATACGGAACAGTATGCTATAACCCGTTTTGAAACTAGGTTAAATCCACTTGATGCTGAAGCGCTTATTTATAAAATAATAAAAAATTACCCAGAAATGAATTATGTTCTCTTTACAGATTCTAATGATACAATTGCTGCTGCGCAAGCCTTAATCGATATGAATGAAGTAGGCCGAGTACAGTTGATAGGATTTGGGAATGACAAAGTAATCAGGGACTATATTCGAAAAGGGGTTATTACTGCATCTGTGGTAATAAGTCCAGATAAAATTGGTTACCAGGCTGTAAAATCATTGGTTGAACTGGTAGATTCAGGATTTACATCTGCTGCTGTTGATGTGGGAATAGAAATCGTTGAAAAGGATAGTCTATGAAAAAGAATATCCGTAACTCATTCTTTATGCAGATTGTAATAAGTATATTTGGTGTTTTTGGTTTATTGGTAATTTCTACAGCTTACATATTATATTCTACTATTCAACTGCAGAATTATGCAGATCAGAGTTTTCAGAAAGAGCGTTATTTAAAAAGTATACAAGAAGCTTTGCTTTCGTATCAGGACCCATTATTGGAATATCTTTCTACACGATCTTCAAATGCATTAGCGAAACATTTAATAGAATCACAAAATTTAAGGAAGCGTCTTCCGGATAAAAAGAAATTGTCTAATGATTTTAATGAGATACGAGAACAGGAGATATATAGTCTAATCCGTCGTTTTTTAGATATGGCTGATACCGCTGTAGAGCAAAAAAGGGGAAGAAATATAGAAGCTTATATCAATCTGTATGATGATATGACTTCTTTATTAACATATATTAATGATGAAATTGAGCATGTAAGTACTGAACGTTTTAAAAATCAAATCGATAAATATGGTAATTTTATCAGATATTCTCAAAAAATAATTTTATCTAATTTATTGTTTATTGTCTGTATATCTCTCTTTTCTGTAATATTACTTATACATTCAGTTCAAAAAATGACAGAACCATTGATACATCTTTCAGCGATGGCAACTGAGATTTCTTCTGGTAACTTTACTGTAGCGGATATCAAATTAAGTTCTATTTATGAAATTGATCATGTTGTTGATGCTTTCAATAAAATGAAAAAAGAGATCTGTCATTATATAGAAGAAATGAGGCTTCAGGAAACAATTAAACAAGAGTACATGCAAGAAAGAATGCGGAATTTA harbors:
- the hcp gene encoding hydroxylamine reductase, producing MSMFCHQCQEAAKGTGCTVKGVCGKDETVSNLQDVLLYALKGLAFVAQEARKAGITDRQVSEALIEGLFATITNANFDKAVFISRIREAISIREELKKHLALKGVFLPVQGKGRLHPSIDFHASTEEEMLSAWTVASFLAIEDPDVRALRSLVIFGLKGMAAYMEHAINLGKNSEDVLVFMERALAATIDDTLDANHLTALVLETGKYGVDAMALLDAANTSTYGNPEPTTVQLGVRNNPGILISGHDLKDLEELLEQTQGTGVDVYTHGEMLPAHYYPTFKKFPNFVGNYGSAWWKQVEEFEAFNGPIFLTTNCLVPPKESYKHRVFTTGEAGYPGCVHIADRKEGGKKDFSALIALAKNCPAPTSLETGTIVGGFAHAAVDKVAPVVVDAVKNGAIKRFFVMAGCDGRQKGRDYYTEFAKALPEDTVILTAGCAKYRYNKLNLGDIGGIPRVLDAGQCNDSYSLALTALKLKEAFGASDVNDLPISFNIAWYEQKAVIVLLALLYLGFKNIHLGPTLPAFLSPNVAKVLVDNFGIAGIGTVQEDIKLFMGA
- a CDS encoding sensor histidine kinase; the encoded protein is MKKNIRNSFFMQIVISIFGVFGLLVISTAYILYSTIQLQNYADQSFQKERYLKSIQEALLSYQDPLLEYLSTRSSNALAKHLIESQNLRKRLPDKKKLSNDFNEIREQEIYSLIRRFLDMADTAVEQKRGRNIEAYINLYDDMTSLLTYINDEIEHVSTERFKNQIDKYGNFIRYSQKIILSNLLFIVCISLFSVILLIHSVQKMTEPLIHLSAMATEISSGNFTVADIKLSSIYEIDHVVDAFNKMKKEICHYIEEMRLQETIKQEYMQERMRNLKMEDLLRRMETYTLQAQMNPHFLFNTLNTGMQLAIVEGADKTSEFMEYLSLLFRHNIRNKEIIVPLRYEIEGIRYYFYILKLRFPKNLTLILDCPEEIQDMYKVPVSILQPLVENCIVHAFKNNDSQKIIEVRGELKGSSLYLTVQDNGSGMSKEKIDELLHPIPIEETSSRVMGLENVIQRLIFFYPDTPDVIKIISSPGMGTTIQICIDTEKEPCIVY
- a CDS encoding DUF1848 domain-containing protein, which translates into the protein MSRRSDVPRFYWDWFLGELERGETVVVNPFNTRQVKKVSLLSQDVDGFVFWTREPYRIRESAGMLLERGYQFYVMVSLTGYPAIFEPQAPPLDRIIDDLHRLSACIGSERVFWRYDPILLSSLTSEHYHVEQFQFLAGALATAVGRCIVSLYDPYAKSDKRLRALETERLVEIYPLYKERRYVVPEAVNLLGRLADIAHQYRIPIYSCAEPDGLVSYGILPHACVDGSLFGLKKEKDPHQRSFCRCDRSIDIGRYGTCPARCLYCYAW
- a CDS encoding Glu/Leu/Phe/Val family dehydrogenase, coding for MAEAKVRYQGSYLKGVKARVGTILETNYKLDINTREKILADYLSDEQLPHWYFYSNTPEEIARHLFIITQLLSSNVGQIYHVSDDSRVITYLINIGRDYPGRLERVIEENMNMRIASFDSESTVNGVRIVSLEKITQEPARYTPEQEAAIIKLKSDLAYYGENRDLIHTNRFIESLSSRYLLEEIESTLEPKRSERHLVFYNRICDTAEPLVDISDVQYEDDIGRIEKSSRVMIGVANPGHEFIPQILRIFEKRGINLKRTYFDLFRHPQGDVAIFTTYFNLGYSLSGLEDALKEAIISGQHEETQAAAAGALIVQNTSKRILEEKIESILRRLPSRSNPHDAMKAIEELKELCRQNGTIGTGPESHSFYLNSVTDFLEAARFAGIDEVPEVLRLLLGYEAFDEFFVTAQANGISSNLPGYRIKHSIARGPAKGGLRIDPIVSFDEVAALSFMMTWKCARSRILYGGAKGGLMLNPRTFEGTAIDYFDTLSSFGRSLFLVSGPMRDVPAGDVGCGPKEIGHMFEGFKSALRDLAVMSYGLKPGVTMIGPRIVSVQEARRMLAEHFDVDWTDPVIIGELVRNETYLELVTAAQITGKPKLGIEARGAATGLGMAYAVLAAVGNLYLDGQWKPNRPLSKEEEAVLRKACSITEAVILKEESEQAYGKVDFKPEDAVVHGRLLSADEWKLLSEKVYPALLTGKTLSVQGSGKVGGSLLTSLKPYGVKLIAIADAGGAIFGDDLDMDEVLAAVENSRNHPDKALRASCVHATKNVQERILGLSGSSKVLEIECDIVAPAALENAVTEENARRIKAKLEVCGANGPNSSRAEKILAEQGVTVLYDFLANGAGVTASYFEWLRNLTDRFRYEAERIRHVPFDISCMDPYVMPEFKTRLKKILANGESRNTTESWNLMLRDIMFAALNEDYRFAKDHKVSMKTAGFLNAQLRVLAATLVRMEEKDRQSMMARLPDKSRALLKPFMEHPEVKLFMQKGGKNY
- a CDS encoding sugar ABC transporter substrate-binding protein, whose product is MKRRIFIGLLIFGLLSLIALTNSIYLMIHLDSLGSQQIDGALPKYIFAFYVPPTSSRYFQDIKKGAELAAQEHHVVLSFHSIDPKDNEIQQAVISDFNGYILCPYNEDTTLHSQVVKLQNEKRPVVIINHTIKTDKPVPFIGSNNYDVGKKMAQLIKKTEKSVHQIAIVYSQKNPWIYADRELIELGIRNELQNTEQYAITRFETRLNPLDAEALIYKIIKNYPEMNYVLFTDSNDTIAAAQALIDMNEVGRVQLIGFGNDKVIRDYIRKGVITASVVISPDKIGYQAVKSLVELVDSGFTSAAVDVGIEIVEKDSL
- a CDS encoding acyl-CoA thioesterase, translating into MIHECTLRVRTYECDAYGHVNNAVYLHYLEYARYEYLRAIGFDYPGVVKAGFGLYVARVEIDYKKSALPDDELVIQSWPIKRGAVSGVMQQKILRGQDLIAEAKVTWAFVNAEGLPTRLPAQWDVPGLHPDR
- a CDS encoding NUDIX hydrolase, which gives rise to MQIDELQAVFRCCPCCGAEQVVISGDHRIYCSACGFEYFHNVATAVGALILTREGLLLLERAKDPARGKLALPGGFVDPGESLEEALSRECMEEIGWKAELHRMEYLCSFPNTYRYKDILYHTCDMFFLFRQDSLDITMLYSDPTEVTSLSLIPLEKLQLEDLAFESTRKVIELLIKTY
- a CDS encoding alpha/beta fold hydrolase, translated to MKLPSDWNPTNRAFREFYGWDDSLGQWNYDLVETKLNQKVAVHYFSNPQQKNIQGTLFITHGYLEHTALRVPLIAQAVLHGWLVCGIDLIGHGLSTGTPAHIDSFDEYVTALETVVQYKPWPQPWRYAGHSTGCAVELLYVAKHGNPFEWSLLEAPLVRTVLWKPTMVAKHLFKGAISTLPRRNAGLPKSHTFYGLLKRDPLYLDKVPISWFDALERYVEQTNNWNILPGTFLILQGDMDTVVDWPYNVQFLQNHLEQPQIAMIKGGKHHLLRDEGPSGDQARRMVLEHWYAMQ